Proteins encoded together in one Campylobacter peloridis LMG 23910 window:
- a CDS encoding autotransporter domain protein, which yields MKLSYHTSKVLMGVSISALLSSAVLAQEITINDSTMNQYFETSDGRNFNLKKDYTNGDLTLNLFHTDLANSIVNDKYKDLSRVNINLNSNNLTFKNTSESASYVTNYTINAKKTEATDVIFQSLDGKSIVNGDFSIKGSSNPVEGVLDDVKSSAILIADGHGLQGSLEVNGNFTADKSTLFTIGGNKSQNHIQVNGKANITNSNFSIGTTSFGDLALNNYVFMSASEGFNEDITNSNKASANISKNFESIVGMSSKDLGLDYEVVRAIDVKDFVKYELSTKDNKLLISGGANKNVNNNKMILESDKKYLELIKTDLEDAKDDEGVNKEKIDEAIAKIEEQIKQIQEMISNAGDGEISNDDYIKNDSSVSASNKDFVSKILDGLKLGGDFNAIGSIKFDKAGEQVANDIKDSAKSISNVNQASSGINSTINVSNDVSIGSRVAMLNNPYGNYATKLSQIRFAANDYMGNYVDNYKNSIWANVIGGANIIDGDSGALYGATIGMDRKINDETIIGAYFTYANAKIKDNLLTQKSDNFQFGAYSNIYITPKVEVNVKAYAQISPTNQDIINRGFNTINSADFNRKFFGLNANVGYVFDFSNNTLFIKPFAGTNYYYGHTPSYKENGIAGKDVNSASNNSISLELGAEFRKYMSETSYLFITPKIEQYVMNNGDDYVASLNGVALPSVKSNDKKKTYGQIIIGGNVDINEQFSLNAGIGAKQILAGKTDNKNETYVSGQVGFKYKF from the coding sequence ATGAAACTTTCTTATCATACAAGTAAAGTTTTAATGGGAGTTAGCATTAGTGCTTTATTAAGCAGTGCAGTTTTAGCACAAGAGATAACTATTAACGATAGCACTATGAACCAGTATTTTGAAACTAGCGATGGACGAAATTTCAATTTAAAAAAAGATTATACTAATGGTGATTTAACCCTAAATCTTTTTCACACAGACCTAGCTAATAGTATAGTTAATGATAAATATAAAGATCTCTCAAGAGTAAATATTAACTTAAATTCTAATAATCTTACTTTTAAAAATACCTCTGAAAGTGCTAGTTATGTAACAAACTATACCATTAATGCTAAAAAAACAGAAGCTACAGATGTGATATTTCAAAGCTTAGATGGAAAGTCTATAGTTAATGGAGATTTTAGCATAAAAGGTTCATCTAATCCTGTAGAGGGTGTTTTAGATGATGTAAAATCTTCAGCTATATTAATCGCTGATGGACATGGATTGCAAGGTTCTCTTGAAGTAAATGGAAATTTCACAGCAGATAAATCTACTCTATTTACCATAGGTGGTAATAAAAGTCAAAACCACATACAAGTAAATGGTAAAGCAAATATCACAAATTCAAACTTTTCCATAGGAACAACAAGCTTTGGTGATTTAGCTTTAAATAATTATGTTTTCATGAGTGCAAGCGAAGGATTTAATGAAGATATAACAAACTCAAACAAAGCCAGTGCAAATATAAGTAAAAATTTTGAAAGTATTGTTGGCATGAGTAGCAAAGACTTAGGACTTGATTATGAAGTTGTAAGAGCTATAGATGTAAAAGATTTTGTTAAATATGAACTTTCTACTAAAGATAATAAGCTTTTAATTAGCGGTGGTGCAAATAAAAATGTAAATAACAATAAGATGATTTTAGAAAGTGATAAAAAATATCTAGAATTAATTAAAACTGATTTAGAAGATGCCAAAGATGATGAAGGTGTTAATAAAGAAAAAATAGATGAAGCCATAGCAAAAATTGAAGAGCAAATAAAACAAATTCAAGAAATGATTAGCAATGCTGGGGATGGAGAAATTTCTAACGATGATTATATTAAAAATGATTCTAGTGTTTCAGCTTCTAATAAAGATTTTGTTTCTAAAATTTTAGACGGGCTTAAGCTTGGTGGAGATTTTAATGCAATAGGTAGTATTAAATTTGATAAAGCTGGAGAGCAAGTAGCAAATGATATAAAAGATTCAGCCAAATCTATCTCAAATGTAAATCAAGCCTCATCAGGTATAAACTCAACTATTAATGTATCAAATGATGTATCTATAGGTTCTCGTGTAGCTATGTTGAATAATCCTTATGGAAATTATGCTACAAAATTATCTCAAATAAGATTTGCTGCAAATGATTATATGGGAAATTATGTAGATAATTATAAAAACAGCATTTGGGCTAATGTAATAGGCGGTGCAAACATCATAGACGGAGATAGTGGTGCTTTATATGGAGCTACTATAGGTATGGATAGAAAAATAAATGATGAAACTATAATAGGTGCTTATTTTACTTATGCAAATGCTAAGATAAAAGATAATCTTTTAACACAAAAATCAGATAACTTTCAATTTGGTGCTTATTCTAACATTTATATAACTCCAAAAGTTGAAGTGAATGTTAAAGCCTATGCTCAAATTTCCCCAACAAATCAAGATATCATAAATAGAGGATTTAACACTATAAATAGTGCTGATTTTAACAGAAAATTCTTTGGTTTAAATGCCAATGTAGGGTATGTTTTTGATTTTAGTAATAATACCTTATTTATCAAACCTTTTGCTGGGACAAACTACTACTATGGGCACACTCCAAGTTATAAAGAAAATGGAATTGCTGGAAAAGATGTTAATAGTGCTAGCAATAATTCCATTTCATTAGAACTTGGTGCTGAATTTAGAAAATACATGAGCGAAACATCGTATTTATTTATCACTCCAAAAATAGAACAATATGTTATGAATAATGGAGATGATTATGTAGCAAGTTTAAATGGAGTTGCATTACCTAGCGTAAAAAGCAATGATAAGAAAAAAACTTATGGACAAATCATCATAGGTGGCAATGTAGATATTAATGAGCAATTTAGCCTAAATGCAGGTATTGGAGCTAAACAAATACTAGCTGGTAAAACAGATAATAAAAACGAAACTTATGTAAGTGGACAAGTAGGCTTTAAATATAAATTCTAA
- a CDS encoding Spx/MgsR family RNA polymerase-binding regulatory protein has protein sequence MLKFYGIKNCNSVKKAMDYLNSKQIEFDFLDIKKLDEETLNFWLSKRSVLELVNTAGMSARKIGLNKEKLQNLSQDEIKMMILQNPTLIKRPLIVKDNEIFIAKEYEGF, from the coding sequence ATGTTAAAATTTTATGGTATTAAAAATTGCAATAGTGTTAAAAAGGCTATGGATTATTTAAATTCCAAGCAGATTGAATTTGATTTTTTAGATATTAAAAAATTAGATGAGGAAACTTTAAATTTTTGGCTTAGCAAAAGAAGCGTTTTAGAGCTTGTAAATACAGCGGGTATGAGTGCTAGAAAAATAGGATTAAATAAAGAAAAATTACAAAATTTAAGCCAAGATGAGATTAAAATGATGATTTTACAAAACCCAACACTCATAAAACGCCCATTAATTGTAAAAGATAATGAAATTTTTATAGCCAAAGAATATGAGGGTTTTTAA
- a CDS encoding class II 3-deoxy-7-phosphoheptulonate synthase gives MKWAKDSWKNYKIQQQPHYENENDLKQVIDKLEKLPPLVFAGEVDKLKHSLAKVVNSQAFLLQGGDCAESFVNFGADNIRDMFKVMLQMAIVLTFAGSCPIVKVGRVAGQFAKPRSNDFEEINGVKLPSYRGDIINGFEFDENSRKADPKRMLEAYYQSATTLNLLRAFSRGGLADLRVVHKWNLGFLKKAELGKKYDKLSEKITQALAFMQACGITDTPNLSQTAFYTSHEALLLPYEEALTRVDSLSGEIYDCSAHMLWIGERTRNVNEAHVHFLSGVKNPLGVKLSANYDLDEIKKLVNILNPNNEAGRLNFIIRMGCDKIQNALPKLFKELKQEGFNILYSVDPMHANTTKSGNFKTREFDKIMQEVRAFFEIAMSEGVYPGGVHLEMTGQNVTECVGGSFNITQDELSKRYETQCDPRLNADQALELAFLIADLVKKARQC, from the coding sequence ATGAAATGGGCAAAAGATTCTTGGAAAAACTATAAAATTCAACAACAACCTCATTATGAAAATGAAAATGATTTAAAACAAGTTATTGATAAATTAGAAAAACTACCACCTTTGGTTTTTGCAGGTGAAGTAGATAAATTAAAACATTCTCTTGCTAAAGTTGTAAATTCTCAAGCTTTTTTGCTTCAAGGTGGTGATTGTGCAGAAAGCTTTGTAAATTTTGGTGCTGATAATATAAGAGACATGTTTAAAGTTATGCTTCAAATGGCTATAGTATTAACTTTTGCAGGTTCTTGTCCTATAGTTAAAGTAGGGCGTGTTGCTGGGCAATTTGCAAAACCTAGAAGTAATGATTTTGAAGAAATAAACGGGGTAAAACTTCCAAGTTATCGTGGAGATATTATCAATGGGTTTGAATTTGATGAAAATTCAAGAAAAGCTGATCCAAAAAGAATGTTAGAGGCTTATTATCAAAGTGCTACAACTTTAAATTTATTACGCGCTTTTTCAAGGGGTGGTTTGGCTGATTTAAGAGTGGTGCATAAGTGGAATTTGGGTTTTTTAAAAAAAGCAGAACTTGGTAAAAAATACGATAAACTTAGTGAAAAAATCACTCAAGCTTTAGCCTTTATGCAAGCTTGTGGTATAACAGATACTCCAAATCTTTCTCAAACTGCATTTTATACTTCGCATGAAGCCTTGCTTTTGCCTTATGAAGAGGCATTAACTAGAGTAGATAGTTTAAGTGGGGAAATTTATGATTGTTCAGCTCATATGCTTTGGATAGGAGAGAGAACACGCAATGTAAATGAAGCACATGTGCATTTTTTAAGTGGTGTAAAAAATCCACTCGGTGTTAAACTTAGTGCTAATTATGATTTAGATGAAATTAAAAAATTAGTAAATATTTTAAATCCAAACAATGAAGCAGGAAGGTTAAATTTTATCATTCGTATGGGATGTGATAAAATACAAAATGCTTTGCCAAAATTATTTAAAGAGTTAAAACAAGAAGGATTTAACATACTTTATAGTGTTGATCCAATGCATGCAAATACAACTAAATCAGGAAATTTCAAAACAAGAGAATTTGATAAAATTATGCAAGAGGTGCGTGCATTTTTTGAAATAGCGATGAGTGAGGGGGTTTATCCTGGCGGGGTTCATTTGGAAATGACAGGACAAAATGTTACTGAGTGCGTAGGAGGAAGTTTTAATATAACCCAAGATGAACTTTCAAAACGCTATGAAACACAATGTGATCCAAGATTAAATGCTGATCAGGCGTTAGAATTAGCATTTTTGATTGCAGATTTAGTTAAAAAGGCAAGACAATGTTAA
- a CDS encoding cupin domain-containing protein codes for MKFRTQMYEVVSWEQEIQNGVNISKKIENDYAKEICISMSKDSFMKDHKAPFAITIHILKGSIELGVLSDKFILNTLDSISLKANQIHNLTALKDSIIRLTLYKQDSFERVKDIVKS; via the coding sequence GTGAAATTTAGAACTCAAATGTATGAAGTAGTTTCTTGGGAGCAAGAAATTCAAAATGGTGTAAATATTTCCAAAAAAATAGAAAATGATTATGCCAAAGAAATCTGTATAAGTATGTCAAAAGATAGCTTTATGAAAGATCATAAAGCTCCTTTTGCTATAACTATACATATACTAAAAGGCTCTATTGAACTTGGAGTTTTAAGTGATAAATTTATACTCAATACTTTAGATAGTATAAGTTTAAAAGCTAATCAAATTCATAATCTTACTGCTTTAAAAGATTCTATAATTCGTTTAACTTTATACAAACAAGATTCTTTTGAAAGGGTAAAAGATATCGTAAAATCTTAA
- the rplS gene encoding 50S ribosomal protein L19, which produces MKNKYIEQFEQKQIEGKNVPEFRAGDTLRLAIRIKEGDKTRIQNFEGICIARRGNGVDETFIVRKIGANNVGVERIFPIYSESLESISVLRRGRVRRARLFYLRDRRGKAARIKELKK; this is translated from the coding sequence ATGAAAAATAAATATATAGAGCAATTTGAGCAAAAACAAATTGAAGGTAAAAATGTTCCAGAATTTCGTGCTGGAGATACTTTAAGACTTGCTATTCGTATTAAAGAAGGCGATAAAACAAGAATTCAAAATTTTGAAGGTATTTGTATAGCGCGTAGAGGAAATGGTGTAGATGAGACTTTCATTGTCCGCAAAATTGGTGCTAACAATGTTGGTGTTGAAAGAATTTTTCCTATTTATAGTGAAAGTTTAGAAAGCATTAGTGTTTTAAGAAGAGGTCGTGTTCGCCGCGCAAGATTATTCTATTTAAGAGATAGAAGAGGTAAAGCTGCGCGTATTAAAGAGCTTAAAAAATAA
- the trmD gene encoding tRNA (guanosine(37)-N1)-methyltransferase TrmD has protein sequence MKYTFVSLFPELIEPYFKTSILSRAIGNNFLKLNFVNPRKFTKNKHLKVDDYKIGGGAGLLMQAQPLFDCLDYLRKQDQNTHFIFLLPCAKQFKQIDAKRLSKKKHICFVCSRYEGLDERIVEEFANEVFSIGDFILTGGELASLVMCDAISRNIIGVLGNSDSLNEESFEDDLLEAPSFSKPFIFTKENKNFYVPSEFLKGNHAKITALKTTLASCKTKFFRPDLYQKHERKF, from the coding sequence ATGAAATATACTTTTGTAAGTTTATTCCCAGAGCTTATTGAGCCTTATTTTAAAACTTCGATTTTATCCCGTGCTATTGGTAATAATTTTCTAAAATTAAATTTTGTAAATCCACGAAAATTTACCAAAAACAAACATTTAAAAGTTGATGATTATAAAATAGGTGGTGGTGCTGGACTTTTAATGCAAGCACAACCTTTATTTGATTGTTTGGATTATTTAAGAAAACAAGATCAAAATACACATTTTATCTTTCTTTTACCTTGTGCTAAGCAATTTAAACAAATTGATGCAAAAAGACTTAGTAAAAAAAAGCATATTTGCTTTGTATGTAGTAGATATGAAGGTTTAGATGAGCGTATAGTAGAAGAATTTGCCAATGAGGTTTTTTCAATAGGTGATTTTATACTTACAGGAGGTGAGTTAGCATCTTTGGTAATGTGTGATGCTATAAGTAGAAATATAATAGGTGTTCTTGGCAATAGTGATAGTTTAAATGAGGAAAGTTTTGAAGATGATTTGCTAGAAGCGCCTTCTTTTTCAAAGCCTTTTATTTTTACAAAAGAAAATAAAAATTTTTATGTGCCTTCAGAGTTTTTAAAGGGAAATCACGCTAAAATCACAGCTTTAAAAACTACTTTAGCGTCTTGCAAAACGAAATTTTTTCGTCCTGATTTGTATCAAAAGCATGAACGCAAATTTTAA
- the rimM gene encoding ribosome maturation factor RimM (Essential for efficient processing of 16S rRNA) gives MNNNLVQVAKLGKCVGLKGYVKLHNLSDFNEQYKKGARFFDKNQKIYTIKTFDKSRSIVLFEGFESIELARNLTNITLYQSIELTRQTCKLKKDEYFYFDIIGCDVYENEQKLGVVEDILESGAGFLFCIRCDESLQVKVKNFYIPYVDKYIQKIDIENKKILSQFALDILENS, from the coding sequence TTGAATAATAATCTTGTCCAAGTTGCCAAGCTTGGAAAATGTGTTGGTTTAAAAGGTTATGTTAAATTACATAATTTAAGTGATTTTAATGAGCAGTATAAAAAAGGTGCTAGATTTTTTGATAAAAATCAAAAAATTTACACCATAAAAACTTTTGATAAATCAAGATCTATAGTTTTGTTTGAGGGATTTGAAAGTATAGAGCTTGCTAGAAATTTAACCAATATTACACTTTATCAAAGCATAGAACTTACTAGGCAAACTTGCAAATTAAAAAAAGATGAATATTTTTATTTTGACATCATAGGTTGTGATGTTTATGAAAATGAACAAAAACTAGGTGTAGTAGAAGATATATTAGAAAGTGGTGCTGGATTTTTATTTTGCATAAGATGTGATGAGAGCCTACAAGTAAAGGTAAAAAATTTTTATATCCCTTATGTTGATAAATATATTCAAAAAATTGATATAGAAAATAAAAAAATACTAAGCCAATTTGCTTTAGATATATTAGAAAATTCATGA
- a CDS encoding KH domain-containing protein — MVEDFLREYAKLIVDFPEKIDIQRQNLDNDFAEIIIYVDPLDTGKLIGKNGKLINAIKTVIMAYKVKDATSYRITVKAIE, encoded by the coding sequence ATGGTTGAAGATTTTTTAAGAGAATATGCAAAATTAATTGTTGATTTTCCTGAAAAAATTGATATTCAAAGGCAAAATTTAGATAATGACTTTGCTGAAATTATCATATATGTAGATCCTTTAGATACCGGAAAATTGATAGGAAAAAATGGAAAATTAATCAATGCTATAAAGACGGTAATTATGGCTTATAAAGTAAAAGATGCAACTTCATATCGTATAACGGTAAAAGCTATTGAATAA
- the rpsP gene encoding 30S ribosomal protein S16 yields MTVIRLTKMGRKKRPFYRIVVTDSRKRRDGSWIESIGYYNPMVEPEVIKFDAERLAYWKSVGAKLSDRVAAITSK; encoded by the coding sequence ATGACAGTGATTAGACTTACAAAAATGGGGCGTAAAAAAAGACCATTTTATCGTATAGTTGTAACTGATAGTAGAAAAAGACGCGATGGTAGCTGGATAGAAAGTATTGGGTATTATAATCCTATGGTTGAGCCTGAGGTGATAAAATTTGACGCAGAGCGTTTGGCTTATTGGAAAAGTGTTGGAGCTAAACTAAGCGATAGAGTAGCAGCTATTACAAGCAAATAA
- the ffh gene encoding signal recognition particle protein codes for MFEIVSESFKSAVNKLRFVDDEKALKNAIDTLKKSLLKADVHHKVTKELLSLIESDVKANGIGQKQFLDSIKKNLEEILSVKGKNQGFVFASKPPTIVLMCGLQGGGKTTTTIKLANYLKLRNKKVLVAACDLQRLAAVEQLRQLAQANDIDLFFIENETNPLVVAQQALAKAKNSIYDVLLVDTAGRLAIDTELMNELKEIKNIINPDEIFYVADAMSGQDGVKTANSFNEVLNVSGVILSKFDADTKGGVALGIAKQVGIPLRFIGVGEKVADLEVFIPDRIVNRIMGEGDLATLAEKTAAIIDEKEAKKLNKKIKKGEFNFNDFLNQMESVKKLGSMKSIIGMIPGLSSMASNIKDIDLDNSKEIVHIKAMISSMTPKERENPDLLNNARKRRIAEGAGLSQMEVNRFLKQFSNAAKLAKKFSNKKGMENFMNMLAQAKRPQ; via the coding sequence GTGTTTGAAATAGTTAGCGAATCGTTTAAATCTGCTGTTAATAAACTTCGTTTTGTTGATGATGAGAAAGCTTTAAAAAATGCTATAGACACTTTGAAAAAATCCCTTTTAAAAGCTGATGTTCATCATAAAGTTACAAAAGAATTGTTATCTTTAATAGAAAGCGATGTTAAAGCCAATGGTATTGGTCAAAAGCAATTTTTAGATTCTATTAAGAAAAATTTAGAAGAAATACTTAGTGTTAAAGGTAAAAACCAAGGTTTTGTTTTTGCAAGTAAACCTCCTACAATTGTTTTAATGTGTGGTTTACAAGGTGGAGGTAAAACGACCACTACTATTAAACTAGCTAATTATTTAAAATTAAGAAATAAAAAAGTTCTAGTTGCAGCTTGTGATTTGCAAAGACTTGCTGCGGTAGAGCAACTTAGACAACTTGCACAAGCAAATGATATTGATTTATTTTTTATAGAAAATGAAACAAACCCTTTAGTTGTAGCACAGCAAGCATTGGCAAAGGCTAAAAATTCTATTTATGATGTTTTGCTTGTAGATACTGCTGGTCGTTTAGCTATTGATACAGAATTAATGAATGAATTAAAAGAAATAAAAAATATTATAAATCCAGATGAAATTTTTTATGTTGCTGATGCTATGAGTGGACAAGATGGAGTTAAAACTGCAAATAGTTTTAATGAGGTTTTGAATGTTAGTGGAGTGATTTTAAGTAAATTTGATGCAGATACTAAAGGTGGTGTTGCATTGGGTATAGCTAAACAAGTTGGGATTCCTTTAAGATTTATCGGTGTAGGGGAAAAGGTTGCGGATTTAGAGGTATTTATTCCTGATAGAATTGTTAATCGTATTATGGGTGAGGGTGATTTAGCTACATTGGCTGAAAAAACTGCAGCAATCATTGATGAAAAAGAAGCTAAAAAACTCAATAAAAAAATCAAAAAAGGTGAATTTAATTTTAATGATTTTTTAAATCAAATGGAAAGTGTAAAAAAACTTGGAAGTATGAAGTCAATTATTGGAATGATACCTGGTTTATCATCTATGGCTAGCAATATAAAAGATATAGATTTGGATAATTCTAAAGAAATTGTTCATATTAAAGCTATGATTTCTTCTATGACTCCAAAAGAAAGAGAAAACCCTGATTTGTTAAATAATGCAAGAAAACGCCGTATAGCAGAAGGTGCTGGGTTGTCACAAATGGAAGTTAATCGTTTTTTAAAGCAATTTAGCAATGCTGCTAAACTTGCTAAGAAATTTTCAAACAAAAAAGGAATGGAGAATTTTATGAATATGCTTGCACAAGCTAAAAGACCTCAGTGA
- a CDS encoding 23S RNA-specific pseudouridylate synthase, with amino-acid sequence MQEKAYKILAMQEKISNNLAKELIDKGCVFAMGKKVLIARALMNSKTKFMIQKIKKPKILFEDNDIIVLNKPYGEISEKLEKTFNAKLINRLDKETSGVLLLSKEEKFRLKCIQEYKKQNVYKSYLAIVDGVIAEDLEICEKITTIKNKNGAFSKIDKFGLEAHTQVIPLMVNAKKTLIKAIIKTGRTHQIRVHLNHIKHGIIGDEKYARINATRMYLHSYETHIFDYKFKAFLDESFNAYGFEVKNLNF; translated from the coding sequence ATGCAAGAAAAAGCTTATAAGATACTAGCAATGCAAGAAAAAATTTCTAATAATTTAGCAAAAGAACTTATAGATAAAGGTTGTGTTTTTGCTATGGGAAAAAAGGTGCTTATAGCAAGAGCTTTAATGAATTCAAAAACTAAATTTATGATACAAAAAATTAAAAAACCAAAAATTCTTTTTGAAGATAATGATATTATTGTTTTAAACAAACCTTATGGCGAAATTAGTGAAAAATTAGAAAAAACTTTTAATGCAAAATTAATCAATAGACTAGATAAAGAAACAAGCGGAGTATTGCTTTTGAGTAAAGAAGAAAAATTTAGATTAAAATGCATTCAAGAATATAAAAAACAAAATGTCTATAAAAGTTATTTAGCTATAGTTGATGGTGTTATTGCAGAGGATCTTGAAATTTGCGAAAAAATTACAACAATTAAAAATAAAAATGGTGCTTTTAGCAAGATAGATAAATTTGGACTTGAAGCACACACGCAGGTAATACCTTTAATGGTAAATGCTAAAAAAACTTTAATCAAAGCCATAATAAAAACAGGAAGAACACATCAAATTAGAGTTCATCTAAATCATATTAAGCATGGTATTATTGGTGATGAAAAATACGCTAGGATTAATGCTACTAGGATGTATTTGCATTCTTATGAAACGCATATTTTTGATTATAAATTTAAAGCTTTTTTAGATGAAAGTTTTAACGCATATGGTTTTGAAGTAAAAAATTTAAATTTTTAA
- the waaA gene encoding lipid IV(A) 3-deoxy-D-manno-octulosonic acid transferase, which yields MIFFYYLLAIIVYIIMAPFLLILSFLKQKYKHSLKSRFFLYKNTKQKQGEIYFHACSFGEVKSMALFFKEFSNFTISTITQTGFNEALKYTKKVNFLPFEIFIPFWMKPCKVLVIFEAELWLMLVFMAKFYNAKVILINARISDKSLKNYKRFKFFYQLVFSYIDEVFAQSLKDKERLEALGAKNVIAYKNIKASIACKDIKKYSKLDARVIVFASSHEKEEKILLSNISLEENDRLIIAPRHPERFAEVENILKEYCYKNNYSLQKFSNLTIKENNLKEVFKAKCLLLDSLGELENFYRISDIVFLCGSFVENIGGHNPIEAARFNNIIISGKYFYNQETLYKEVENLYICENVEKIDFLLKQNLNQAKLKEQSNLCEIISSIKEGLNARKSL from the coding sequence TTGATTTTTTTTTACTACTTGCTTGCCATAATTGTTTATATAATTATGGCTCCTTTCTTGCTTATATTAAGTTTTTTGAAACAAAAATATAAACACTCGCTTAAATCGCGTTTTTTTCTTTACAAAAATACAAAACAAAAACAAGGTGAAATTTATTTTCATGCTTGTTCTTTTGGTGAAGTAAAAAGTATGGCTTTATTTTTTAAAGAATTTTCAAATTTTACAATTTCAACCATAACTCAAACAGGTTTTAATGAAGCATTAAAATATACCAAAAAGGTAAATTTTTTGCCTTTTGAAATTTTTATACCTTTTTGGATGAAACCTTGTAAGGTTTTGGTAATTTTTGAAGCAGAGCTTTGGCTTATGCTCGTTTTTATGGCTAAGTTTTATAATGCAAAAGTTATTTTGATTAATGCAAGAATTAGTGATAAATCTTTAAAAAACTATAAACGCTTTAAATTTTTTTATCAATTAGTATTTAGTTATATCGATGAGGTTTTTGCACAGAGTTTAAAAGATAAAGAAAGACTTGAAGCATTGGGTGCTAAAAATGTAATTGCATATAAAAATATAAAGGCAAGTATTGCTTGTAAGGATATTAAAAAATATTCTAAACTAGATGCTAGAGTTATTGTATTTGCTAGTTCACATGAAAAAGAAGAAAAAATTTTGCTTTCTAATATTTCATTAGAAGAAAATGATAGATTAATCATAGCACCAAGACACCCTGAGCGTTTTGCTGAGGTTGAAAATATCTTGAAAGAATATTGTTATAAAAATAATTATAGTTTGCAAAAATTTTCTAATTTAACTATAAAGGAAAATAATCTAAAAGAAGTTTTTAAAGCAAAGTGTTTATTACTAGATTCTTTAGGCGAGCTTGAAAATTTTTATAGAATAAGTGATATAGTATTTTTATGTGGTTCATTTGTTGAAAATATTGGAGGACATAATCCTATAGAAGCTGCAAGGTTTAATAATATTATTATTTCAGGAAAATATTTTTATAATCAAGAAACTTTATATAAAGAAGTTGAGAATTTATATATTTGTGAAAATGTAGAAAAAATTGATTTTCTTTTAAAACAAAATTTAAATCAAGCAAAACTTAAAGAACAAAGTAATTTATGTGAAATAATATCAAGTATAAAAGAAGGTTTAAATGCAAGAAAAAGCTTATAA
- a CDS encoding zinc ribbon domain protein, producing the protein MNKYLDQLIKLSQIDKELDSFSVKVEDATKNLKEKRILLDKIEEEIATFNKDIKDIETQKIQNNNHIAEFGAKIKELAKKSAAIKTEKEANALKIEEDIAKEQLDAANEEIERLDKILDNKEKLKQDLEVKRSELENEVDEVDKQTKEVLVDIEKERLAIYDKKVKLVGEINQKVLTFYEKIRKWAKNTAVVPVKKHACYGCFMRIYDKTYLAVLKGEEIVTCPHCGRILYKEKEENQN; encoded by the coding sequence ATGAATAAATACTTAGATCAACTTATAAAGTTATCTCAAATTGACAAAGAGCTTGATAGTTTTAGTGTAAAAGTAGAGGATGCAACAAAAAATTTAAAAGAAAAGCGTATTTTGTTAGATAAGATAGAAGAAGAAATTGCTACTTTTAATAAAGATATTAAAGATATAGAAACTCAAAAAATACAAAACAACAACCATATTGCCGAATTTGGAGCAAAAATTAAAGAATTAGCCAAAAAGAGTGCAGCTATCAAAACAGAAAAAGAAGCTAATGCATTAAAAATTGAAGAAGATATAGCTAAAGAACAACTTGATGCAGCAAATGAAGAAATTGAAAGATTGGATAAAATTTTAGACAACAAAGAAAAACTAAAACAAGATCTTGAAGTAAAGAGAAGCGAACTTGAAAATGAAGTGGATGAGGTTGATAAACAAACAAAAGAAGTTCTTGTTGATATAGAAAAAGAAAGACTAGCAATTTATGATAAAAAAGTAAAACTCGTTGGTGAAATAAATCAAAAAGTTCTCACTTTTTATGAAAAAATTAGAAAATGGGCTAAAAATACAGCTGTTGTTCCTGTTAAAAAACATGCTTGTTATGGTTGTTTTATGAGAATTTATGATAAAACTTATTTGGCTGTATTAAAAGGAGAAGAAATCGTTACATGTCCACATTGTGGAAGAATTTTATATAAAGAAAAAGAAGAAAATCAAAATTGA